A window of Tautonia plasticadhaerens contains these coding sequences:
- a CDS encoding calcium/sodium antiporter, protein MTLTTAIVFAAGLALLIGGAEIFVRGASKLAAALGISPLIIGLTVVAFGTSAPELAISVLAGLEGRPDLAFGNVVGSNIFNTLFILGASALVAPLVVARRLVQLDVPLVIGASVLALVMGMDGRIGRLEGLGLFAGIVTYTIWLVLRGRGEGVVGGEVDTRPDQGQAGPGRLAIDLAMIASGLVLLVVGSRMLVSAAVTIASGLGVSEMVVGLTIVAAGTSLPEVATSLLASLKGERDIAVGNVVGSNLFNLLCVLGLTASATGGIPVPAEALRVDVPVMIASSIACMPIFFSGHRIDRWEGCLFLGYYVAYTTNLVLAATGHEALGSFQGVMVAFILPLTAITLGVITYREFRSRWRVESGHGSD, encoded by the coding sequence ATGACGTTGACGACCGCGATCGTGTTCGCCGCGGGGCTGGCCCTCCTGATCGGGGGGGCGGAAATCTTCGTCCGTGGTGCGTCGAAGCTGGCGGCGGCGCTGGGCATCTCGCCGCTGATCATCGGCCTGACGGTGGTGGCCTTCGGCACCAGCGCGCCGGAGCTGGCCATCTCGGTCCTGGCGGGGCTCGAAGGCCGCCCCGACCTGGCGTTCGGCAACGTGGTGGGCAGCAACATCTTCAATACGCTGTTCATCCTGGGGGCGTCGGCGCTGGTCGCGCCGCTGGTGGTGGCCCGGAGGCTGGTGCAGCTCGACGTGCCGCTGGTGATCGGGGCTTCGGTGCTCGCCCTGGTGATGGGGATGGACGGCAGGATCGGCCGCCTCGAGGGGTTGGGCCTGTTCGCCGGGATCGTCACCTACACGATCTGGCTCGTGCTCCGGGGCCGGGGGGAAGGGGTCGTGGGCGGCGAGGTCGACACCCGCCCCGACCAAGGGCAGGCGGGGCCCGGTCGGCTGGCCATCGACCTGGCGATGATCGCCTCGGGGCTGGTCCTGCTGGTCGTCGGGTCGAGGATGCTGGTCTCGGCGGCGGTGACGATCGCCTCCGGGCTGGGGGTGAGCGAGATGGTGGTCGGGTTGACGATCGTGGCGGCCGGGACGTCGCTGCCGGAGGTGGCGACCTCGCTGCTGGCGAGCCTGAAGGGGGAACGGGACATCGCCGTCGGCAACGTGGTGGGCAGCAACCTGTTCAACCTGCTCTGCGTGCTCGGCCTGACGGCCTCGGCGACCGGCGGGATCCCCGTGCCGGCCGAGGCGCTCCGGGTGGACGTGCCGGTGATGATCGCGTCGTCGATCGCCTGCATGCCGATCTTCTTCAGCGGCCACCGGATCGATCGCTGGGAGGGGTGCCTGTTCCTCGGCTATTATGTCGCCTACACGACCAACCTCGTCCTGGCCGCCACCGGCCACGAGGCCCTCGGGTCCTTCCAGGGCGTGATGGTCGCGTTCATCCTCCCCCTGACGGCGATCACCCTGGGGGTGATCACGTATCGGGAATTCCGATCGCGATGGCGGGTCGAGTCGGGTCACGGATCGGACTGA
- a CDS encoding nucleotide exchange factor GrpE, whose protein sequence is MSDPIPPDEPHPTPPPGSESEAAPRPDADAEADEGFVEVAVVGPAEAYEAIDTILIPYPGEEGEQPFPREPIAPGEGGEPGVSITEAIERLGVDLGGKLDRLQGVVDRELRAESSREKVVDRLHAELQEYKSDLLLKVTRPIFIDLIQLHDDMGKMADSLEGERASGLLREFQQGIEDVLYRQGVEPYRVEGDGFDPRRQRAVSTVNADEPALNKTIAARLRPGFASGEKVIRPELVSVFSTRKPPADGSGPGGAEA, encoded by the coding sequence ATGAGCGACCCGATCCCGCCCGACGAACCCCACCCGACGCCCCCCCCCGGGTCGGAGTCCGAGGCCGCCCCCCGGCCCGACGCGGACGCCGAGGCGGATGAGGGATTCGTGGAGGTTGCCGTGGTCGGGCCCGCCGAGGCCTACGAGGCGATCGACACGATCCTCATCCCGTACCCGGGCGAAGAAGGCGAGCAGCCCTTCCCCCGGGAGCCGATCGCCCCCGGGGAGGGGGGGGAACCGGGCGTGTCGATCACCGAGGCGATCGAACGCCTGGGGGTGGACCTGGGGGGGAAGCTCGACCGGCTCCAGGGGGTGGTCGATCGGGAGCTGCGGGCCGAATCGAGCCGAGAGAAAGTGGTGGACCGGCTCCACGCCGAGCTCCAGGAGTACAAGAGCGACCTGCTCCTGAAGGTCACCCGGCCGATCTTCATCGACCTGATCCAGCTGCACGACGACATGGGCAAGATGGCCGACTCGCTGGAGGGCGAGCGCGCCTCCGGCCTGCTGAGGGAGTTCCAGCAGGGGATCGAGGACGTGCTCTATCGCCAGGGCGTCGAACCATATCGGGTCGAGGGGGACGGGTTCGACCCGAGGCGGCAGCGGGCCGTCTCGACGGTCAACGCCGATGAGCCCGCCCTGAACAAGACGATCGCCGCCCGGCTCCGGCCGGGCTTCGCCAGCGGGGAGAAGGTGATCCGGCCCGAGCTGGTTTCGGTCTTCTCGACGAGGAAGCCGCCGGCCGACGGATCGGGTCCGGGAGGGGCCGAGGCCTGA
- a CDS encoding VIT domain-containing protein: protein MSMPRVRPFVLGVACLVATAAETPGQGIVVDRRSDRPIAGSFDVESVVVDALVREQVARVRVSQTLSNPTEGVIEAEYLFPVPDAGSIRDFVLLVDGRELVGELMNADEARRIYEEIVRRKRDPALLEYMGRGLIRTSVFPIPPRAERTVTMTYTQLLPRDRNVVEFSYPFGTQKFTSKPIRTLELSMRVESRVPIKSIYSPSHDVSTELESDHEARVSYDAHDVIPAADLRVFYTVDRGGLGASVLSYRPDGGEDGYFLLLASPSPGHDDRDREPSAKTVVFAIDRSGSMSGEKIDQAKDALDFVLNNLRPDDTFNIVAYDDRVETYKPELQRYDPETRRDALAFVEGIRPGGSTNIDAALRTSLEMLHDDGRPRYVIFLTDGLPTAGETDELRIAEHARQANDSGARVFPFGVGFDVNARLLDRLGADHGGTTDYVKPDEDIEASVSRFYSKLTSPVLADLRVELSGTSVNHAYPRDLPDLFEGGQISWVGRYTGSGRTAVRISGMVGDERRTFEFEADLARPGENARYDFVEPLWASRRIGDIIDQIDLHGKNPELTEELVRLSTRYGILTPYTSFLADEGTQLHAFDQNNRRAGEQLSRLEQVQGAAGVGQRSNKAFYKQAERAIIADSLSIAPGLDPQGQPQSPEGRAGQLGRFRGGIGGFGGLGGGFGGMGGMGGMAGPARGFGLGGTLAEARDFEGNSVPVSTVRKVGPKTFFYRDGRWLDSTVTPEQESGAERVVQFTDPYFALARSQPSAANQYLAFRQPVVVKLGETVYRIEPAPKDTGPRP from the coding sequence ATGTCGATGCCCCGTGTTCGCCCCTTCGTCCTCGGGGTCGCTTGCCTCGTGGCGACCGCCGCCGAGACCCCCGGCCAGGGGATCGTCGTCGACCGCCGGTCCGACCGGCCGATCGCGGGGTCCTTCGACGTGGAATCGGTCGTCGTCGATGCCCTCGTCCGCGAGCAGGTGGCCAGGGTCCGGGTCTCGCAGACCTTGAGCAATCCCACCGAGGGAGTGATCGAGGCCGAATACCTCTTCCCGGTCCCCGACGCCGGCTCGATCCGGGATTTCGTCCTGCTCGTCGACGGCCGGGAACTGGTCGGCGAGTTGATGAATGCCGACGAGGCCCGGCGGATCTATGAGGAGATCGTCCGACGCAAGCGGGACCCCGCCCTGCTCGAATACATGGGCAGGGGCCTGATCCGCACCAGCGTCTTCCCGATCCCCCCCCGGGCCGAGCGGACGGTCACGATGACCTACACCCAGCTCCTCCCTCGGGACCGGAACGTCGTTGAGTTCTCCTACCCGTTCGGCACGCAGAAGTTCACCAGCAAGCCGATCCGGACGCTCGAACTGTCGATGAGGGTCGAGAGCCGCGTCCCCATCAAGTCGATCTACAGCCCCAGCCACGACGTCAGCACCGAACTGGAGTCCGACCACGAGGCCAGGGTCTCCTACGACGCACACGACGTGATCCCGGCGGCCGATCTCCGCGTCTTCTACACCGTCGACCGGGGAGGGCTGGGCGCCTCGGTCCTCAGCTACCGCCCCGACGGCGGCGAGGACGGCTACTTCCTCCTGCTCGCCAGCCCCTCACCGGGCCACGACGACCGGGACCGGGAGCCGTCGGCCAAGACCGTCGTCTTCGCGATCGACCGCTCCGGCTCCATGTCCGGCGAGAAGATCGATCAGGCTAAAGATGCCCTGGATTTCGTGCTCAACAACCTCCGCCCCGACGACACGTTTAACATCGTCGCCTACGACGACCGGGTCGAGACCTACAAGCCGGAGTTGCAGCGCTATGACCCCGAAACCCGCCGGGACGCCCTCGCCTTCGTCGAGGGGATCCGGCCCGGCGGCAGCACCAACATCGACGCCGCCCTCCGCACCAGCCTGGAGATGCTCCACGACGACGGCCGGCCCCGCTACGTCATCTTCCTCACCGACGGCCTCCCCACGGCCGGAGAGACCGACGAGCTGAGGATCGCCGAGCATGCCCGGCAGGCCAACGACTCCGGGGCCCGCGTCTTCCCCTTCGGGGTCGGCTTCGACGTCAACGCCCGCCTCCTCGACCGCCTCGGCGCCGACCACGGGGGTACCACCGACTACGTCAAGCCCGACGAGGATATCGAGGCCAGCGTCTCCCGCTTCTACTCCAAGCTCACCAGCCCCGTGCTCGCCGACCTGCGTGTCGAGCTGTCCGGGACGAGTGTCAATCACGCCTACCCCCGGGATCTGCCCGACCTGTTCGAGGGCGGCCAGATTTCGTGGGTCGGCCGTTATACCGGATCCGGCCGTACGGCCGTCCGGATCAGCGGCATGGTCGGCGACGAGCGTCGGACCTTCGAGTTCGAGGCCGACCTCGCCCGGCCCGGAGAGAACGCCCGCTACGACTTCGTCGAGCCCCTCTGGGCCTCGCGGCGGATCGGCGACATCATCGACCAGATCGACCTGCACGGGAAGAACCCCGAACTGACCGAAGAGCTCGTCCGCCTGAGTACCCGCTACGGCATCCTGACCCCTTACACCTCGTTCCTCGCCGACGAGGGGACTCAGTTGCACGCCTTTGATCAGAACAACCGTCGCGCCGGGGAGCAGCTCTCCCGGCTCGAACAGGTCCAGGGCGCCGCCGGGGTCGGCCAGCGTTCCAACAAGGCCTTCTACAAGCAGGCCGAACGGGCAATCATCGCCGATTCCCTCTCCATCGCCCCCGGCCTCGATCCCCAGGGCCAGCCCCAATCCCCTGAAGGACGGGCCGGACAACTCGGCCGATTCCGAGGCGGGATCGGTGGCTTCGGCGGCCTGGGCGGAGGCTTCGGCGGCATGGGAGGGATGGGAGGCATGGCCGGACCGGCCAGGGGCTTCGGCCTGGGAGGGACGCTGGCCGAGGCCCGGGACTTCGAGGGGAATTCCGTCCCCGTTTCGACAGTCAGGAAGGTCGGCCCGAAGACCTTCTTCTACCGAGACGGGCGATGGCTCGACTCGACGGTCACCCCCGAGCAGGAGTCCGGGGCCGAGCGCGTCGTCCAGTTCACCGATCCGTACTTCGCCCTCGCCCGATCCCAGCCCTCGGCGGCGAACCAGTACCTGGCGTTCCGCCAGCCCGTCGTCGTCAAGCTCGGCGAGACCGTCTACCGGATCGAGCCCGCCCCGAAGGACACGGGACCTCGCCCCTGA
- a CDS encoding dioxygenase family protein — protein sequence MNRDRNHVSRRRMLGGLSFGAAMFAVRGAFAEELVRTPAQTEGPFYPDHLPLDTDNDLLVINDEITPAVGEVTHLSGRILDAGGEPIRNALVEIWQVDNQGSYLHTGSANRSGRDDHFQGFGRFLTGSDGSYYFRTIKPVPYPGRTPHIHFKIWKGREPLLTTQCYVKGHPGNDRDGVLRGITDEQARRAILVDFAPVQGSSIGELAARFDVVLGQIPQG from the coding sequence ATGAACCGGGACCGAAACCACGTCTCACGCCGCCGGATGCTTGGGGGTCTGTCGTTCGGCGCCGCCATGTTCGCCGTGAGGGGTGCCTTCGCGGAGGAACTCGTCCGGACCCCGGCGCAGACCGAAGGTCCGTTCTACCCCGACCACCTGCCGCTGGACACCGACAACGACCTCCTCGTGATCAACGACGAGATCACCCCCGCGGTCGGCGAGGTGACCCACCTCTCCGGCCGGATCCTCGACGCCGGAGGGGAGCCGATCCGGAACGCCCTGGTCGAGATCTGGCAGGTCGACAACCAGGGATCCTACCTCCACACCGGCAGCGCGAATCGCTCGGGCCGGGACGACCACTTCCAGGGCTTCGGCCGGTTCCTGACCGGCTCGGACGGCTCGTATTACTTCAGGACGATCAAGCCGGTCCCCTACCCGGGCCGGACGCCGCACATCCACTTCAAGATCTGGAAGGGGAGGGAGCCGCTGCTCACCACCCAGTGCTACGTGAAGGGCCACCCCGGCAACGACCGCGACGGCGTCCTCCGCGGGATTACGGACGAGCAAGCCCGACGGGCCATCCTGGTCGATTTCGCCCCGGTCCAGGGGTCCTCGATCGGCGAACTGGCCGCGCGATTCGACGTGGTGCTGGGTCAGATCCCGCAGGGCTGA
- a CDS encoding ABC transporter ATP-binding protein, which produces MPARLHLDLPDGWPRGLPLRLEGVRVARGSAEILRGIDLELDPARRSILVGPSGSGKSTLLRLLNRLEDPSSGRILLGEEPLHAFPVRLLRRSIAVVPQDPRPLPGSIRENLLYPAEVAGIPPPTDARLADALAEFGLPADQLDRDASGLSGGERRRLAIAVALMTSPEILALDEPTAGLDPASTHRLVDALDRRARSDGLRTLVVSHDRRTAPALGEDAFVIEAGRVVDHGPTAEVLRRTDAEAWSVPDGSGGPLP; this is translated from the coding sequence GTGCCCGCTCGACTTCACCTCGACCTCCCGGACGGCTGGCCCCGGGGTCTCCCCCTCCGGCTGGAAGGCGTCCGTGTCGCCCGGGGATCGGCCGAGATCCTCCGGGGGATCGACCTGGAACTGGATCCCGCGCGGCGGTCGATCCTGGTCGGTCCCTCCGGCTCCGGCAAGAGCACCCTGCTCCGGCTGCTCAACCGCCTGGAGGACCCGTCCTCGGGCCGGATCCTCCTCGGCGAGGAGCCCCTGCACGCATTTCCCGTCCGCCTGCTCCGCCGGTCGATCGCCGTGGTCCCCCAGGATCCCCGACCCCTGCCCGGCTCGATCCGGGAGAACCTCCTCTATCCCGCGGAGGTCGCCGGCATCCCCCCCCCGACCGACGCCCGGCTTGCCGACGCCCTCGCCGAATTCGGGCTCCCTGCCGATCAGCTCGACCGGGACGCCTCCGGCCTCTCCGGCGGCGAGCGCCGACGCCTGGCGATCGCCGTGGCCTTGATGACCTCCCCCGAGATCCTCGCCCTCGACGAGCCGACCGCCGGGCTCGATCCCGCCTCGACGCATCGGCTCGTCGACGCGCTCGACCGCCGCGCCCGGTCCGACGGCCTCCGCACCCTGGTCGTCTCCCACGACCGGCGCACCGCGCCCGCCCTGGGCGAGGACGCGTTCGTCATCGAGGCCGGGCGGGTCGTCGACCACGGCCCGACCGCCGAGGTCCTCCGGCGAACCGACGCGGAGGCCTGGTCCGTCCCGGACGGGTCCGGGGGGCCCCTCCCATGA